Proteins from a single region of Coregonus clupeaformis isolate EN_2021a chromosome 19, ASM2061545v1, whole genome shotgun sequence:
- the LOC121531827 gene encoding transport and Golgi organization protein 6 homolog, producing the protein MTSAILSALSVLTKPIGETTVHGTQHTEQEALTAALQANQALLEERLQTEKGLDEVRSLREEVRAGVPWICTDTEDVTWSFVQECLLLLLSLARNLTLQLELFNQAPRPAKSRLRTPEMAPPLPPDVLSVAQQKTLGAALQFVVSLGLCPYLAPGVGVPLGRRSAFGKMVEGLVCHDVAPVPERRLLTTTAVLLELSVLSSLATMVYTRHLGDVMAALCHLGYRPHRPEKGTTKEEKELSKEERKNCREALQKLLGKVYQPIVIKELLILQGGPKQAPPSPGTSGGNRSHLSQATPWLRCLCGKLLSERLMQPNGVQSVVRAILEGGAGGESDWRKCDGVARILAACPQQSLSPDSYYSQVCPQILELLHFRDKLTAQQFQRVATRAALTMVQDRPEFALQYLLTPLFSSLHRCGQMTGEGQTQVTVEEWELTRCVEDIFKICVVGNSPSAPLLKVLGEVIPVLFDLYCFTKKNASHLRAPCQEILLWYLGHSELPVALSTLQQLCAMDGGAGGVASGFHFTPGSEGGAQLTPSETISDEDDALYERVSGEQWRVECLAQLLAEMKDSDLPGDFFLELLQALTCWAAEEEEEEEEEDTSAMTLLQLEQHMLGKVTGRGQKLALLQVLAVMCEALPHTLMLRKPTQVVEFIVAMLQRACVGLDQVRAAEGPVETQTLSMGMGLVATLLSGPSPLSAEDYSSMSRLLPPLEEISQRHPEVVIQELASDLRAAIATHGAHQPDNLTRATKYRSPKTDNKVPTKKNFMTQTRLYSHPLNNNPSTHTTQTPNTRAPIQTCIPNLRTQSRSGDGDSLGQKTLPSQRVSSGAGQGPAAVSGPDGGQSRGRGDSSSSSEPSSGTPSRAFSDCLLGACDPEVPTRAVALRTLTRAIQNGDREALQNQEKILTLFLENLEHEDTFVYLSAIQGLAVLADFFPERILLRLQEEYQSGPSSQRERSLETRLKVGEVLMRASRAMGDLAPHHGRPLIGVFLRGTRDEDSSVRASCLSNLGELCQRLNYALGPWAQELSTCLTALIKTEKEAEVRRAAVHVIALLLRGLSDKATEVLSDVLLDLYRALKWVVRSDTDDVTVLHAQLALEELNDVMRRFIFPAQKLEKKIVVLP; encoded by the exons ATGACTTCAGCCATACTGTCTGCACTTAGTGTCCTCACTAAACCTATCGGAG AGACCACAGTGCATGGTACTCAACACACTGAACAGGAGGCACTGACGGCTGCACTCCAAGCCAACCAGGCCCTGCTGGAGGAGCGTCTGCAGACAGAGAAGGGCCTGGACGAGGTGCGCAGCCTgcgggaggaggtgagagctgGGGTGCCCTGGATCTGCACCGATACAGAGGACGTCACATGGAGCTTTGTCCAGGAGTGTCTGCTGCTGTTGCTAAGCCTGGCCCGTAACCTCACTCTCCAGCTAGAGCTCTTCAACCAAGCCCCCAGGCCTGCTAAGTCCAGACTGCGGACCCCTGAGATGGCCCCTCCACTGCCTCCTGACGTGCTGAGCGTGGCCCAACAGAAGACACTTGGTGCAGCTCTTCAATTTGTTGTCTCGCTGGGCCTCTGCCCCTACCTGGCCCCGGGGGTGGGGGTGCCCCTGGGGCGCAGGTCAGCGTTTGGGAAGATGGTGGAGGGGTTGGTGTGTCACGATGTGGCCCCTGTCCCTGAGCGCCGTCTCCTGACCACCACTGCTGTTCTGCTGGAGCTGTCTGTGCTGTCATCACTGGCCACCATGGTCTACACTCGCCACCTGGGAGATGTCATGGCAGCGCTATGCCATCTAGGATACCGCCCCCACCGCCCAGAGAAAGGCACCACTAAGGAAGAGAAG GAGCTCAGTAAGGAGGAACGCAAGAACTGCAGGGAGGCCCTTCAAAAACTCTTGGGGAAAGTCTACCAGCCAATCGTTATCAAAGAGTTGCTTATTCTCCAAGGTGGTCCCAAACAG GCCCCTCCAAGCCCTGGTACTAGTGGTGGCAATAGGAGCCATCTGAGTCAGGCTACCCCATGGCTGAGGTGTCTGTGTGGGAAGCTGCTGTCTGAGAGGCTGATGCAGCCCAATGGAGTCCAGTCTGTGGTGAGGGCTATCCTGGAGGGAGGCGCAG GAGGAGAGTCTGACTGGAGGAAATGTGATGGTGTAGCCAGGATCCTAGCAGCCTGCCCTCAGCAGTCTCTATCTCCAGACAGCTACTACAGCCAGGTTTGCCCCCAG ATTCTGGAGCTCCTGCACTTCAGAGACAAGCTGACAGCTCAGCAGTTCCAGCGTGTGGCCACCAGGGCAGCTCTCACCATGGTGCAGGACCGCCCAGAGTTTGCACTGCAGTACCTGCTCACTCCCCTCTTCAGCTCCCTTCACCGCTGTGGTCAGATGACAG GGGAGGGTCAAACCCAGGTCACAGTGGAAGAATGGGAGCTGACGCGCTGTGTGGAGGACATATTTAAG ATCTGTGTGGTGGGGAACAGCCCGTCTGCTCCTTTGCTAAAGGTTCTGGGAGAAGTGATTCCTGTTCTCTTCGATCTGTACTGCTTCACCAAAAAGAATGCTTCCCACCTACG CGCCCCCTGTCAGGAGATCCTGCTCTGGTACTTGGGCCACTCTGAGCTTCCTGTGGCCCTCTCAACCCTACAGCAGCTGTGTGCCATGGATGGAGGGGCAGGCGGGGTGGCTTCTGGCTTCCATTTCACCCCTGGTAGTGAGGGAGGGGCACAGCTTACCCCCTCAGAGACCATCAG TGATGAGGATGACGCTCTGTATGAGAGGGTGTCTGGGGAGCAGTGGAGGGTGGAGTGTCTGGCCCAGCTGCTGGCTGAGATGAAGGACAGCGACCTGCCTGGAGACTTCTTCCTGGAGCTGCTGCAG GCGCTGACTTGCTGGGctgcagaggaggaggaagaggaggaggaagaggacacgTCAGCCATGACACTACTGCAGCTGGAGCAGCATATGTTAGGGAAAGTCACAGGGCGGGGTCAGAAGCTGGCTCTACTGCAGGTGCTGGCTGTCATGTGTGAGGCCCTACCACACACCCTGATGCTGCGCAAGCCAACCCAG GTGGTGGAATTCATTGTGGCCATGCTGCAGAGGGCCTGTGTGGGTTTGGACCAGGTCCGGGCTGCTGAGGGTCCAGTGGAGACCCAGACTCTCAGTATGGGAATGGGCCTGGTGGCCACCCTGCTCTCAGGACCCTCACCG CTGAGTGCTGAGGACTACTCCTCGATGTCCAGGCTCCTCCCACCTCTGGAGGAGATTTCCCAGAGGCACCCTGAGGTGGTCATCCAGGAGCTGGCCTCAGACCTGCGAGCCGCCATTGCCACACACGGTGCCCACCAACCTGACAACTTGACACGAGCCACTAAATATCGAAGTCCCAAAACGGACAATAAAGTGCCTACTAAGAAAAACTTCATGACCCAAACTAGACTATACTCACACCCCCTTAATAACAACCCCAGCACACACACTACTCAAACGCCTAACACCCGAGCCCCAATTCAGACCTGCATCCCCAACCTCAGAACACAGAGCAGATCCGGTGATGGGGATAGTCTGGGCCAGAAAACTCTCCCATCCCAGAGGGTATCATCTGGGGCTGGCCAGGGTCCTGCAGCGGTGTCTGGTCCTGATGGGGGGCAGTCAAGAGGGAGGGGtgacagcagtagcagcagtgagCCCTCCAGTGGCACTCCCAGTAGGGCCTTCTCGGACTGCCTGCTTGGGGCCTGTGATCCTGAGGTCCCCACCAGAGCAGTGGCCCTGAGGACCTTAACCCGGGCCATACAGAATGGAGACAGGGAGGCTCTTCAGAATCAGGAGAAAATCCTCACG CTCTTCCTGGAGAACTTGGAGCATGAGGACACGTTTGTTTATCTGTCAGCCATTCAAG GCCTGGCGGTGTTGGCTGACTTCTTCCCTGAGAGGATCCTGCTGCGGCTGCAGGAAGAGTACCAGAGTGGTCCATCCTCTCAGAGGGAGAGGTCCCTGGAGACACGGCTGAAGGTTGGAGAGGTGCTGATGAGGGCTAGCAGGGCTATGG GTGACCTGGCGCCCCACCATGGCCGGCCCCTGATCGGGGTCTTCCTGAGGGGGACGAGGGACGAGGACAGCAGTGTCCGTGCTAGCTGCCTGTCCAACCTGGGAGAGCTCTGCCAGAGACTCAACTATGCCCTGGGGCCTTGGGCTCAGGAG TTGAGCACCTGTTTGACGGCACTGATAAAGACAGAGAAGGAGGCAGAGGTGCGGCGAGCTGCTGTTCACGTCATTGCCCTGCTGCTCAGGGGCCTGAGCGACAAAGCCACCGAG
- the LOC121531325 gene encoding interleukin-17C-like, with translation MPGLFKIMQTLLLLGLVIAKCTWTLEAHKYKGCFSAEKLEDRALKILHRNRYQTDVHIDETLYHKLGTKKTCPTVLRSRSVDYSNRSVSPWRYSIDSVEGRFPEKIVVAECLCEGCIIIKGTGHHEAQHHVYNSVPIEQTQMVLMKTICLNNPEKYSLTSHFVKVPIACTCVRSRI, from the exons ATGCCAGGCCTATTCAAGATTATGCAG ACTCTACTTTTACTTGGACTTGTTATTGCTAAATGTACATGGACATTAGAGGCACACAAGTATAAGGGATGCTTCAGTGCAGAAAAACTGGAGGATAGAGCTCTCAAGATCCTTCACCGAAACCGGTACCAGACAGATGTTCATATTGATGAAACACTGTATCACAAACTGGGTACGAAGAAGACCTGCCCCACTGTGCTTCGTTCACGGTCAGTGGACTACAGCAACCGTTCAGTCTCCCCCTGGCGGTACAG CATCGATAGCGTGGAGGGACGATTCCCTGAAAAGATTGTTGTTGCTGAATGTCTATGCGAGGGATGCATTATCATTAAAGGGACCGGACATCACGAGGCCCAACATCATGTATATAACTCTGTCCCTATAGAGCAAACCCAGATGGTTTTGATGAAGACCATATGCCTGAACAACCCAGAAAAATACTCACTTACATCACACTTTGTCAAAGTGCCCATTGCCTGCACCTGCGTTAGAAGTAGGATATGA